The following proteins are co-located in the Manihot esculenta cultivar AM560-2 chromosome 7, M.esculenta_v8, whole genome shotgun sequence genome:
- the LOC110619818 gene encoding CTL-like protein DDB_G0274487, with protein sequence MAVTQPGLEKESELTEKEEEVERKNEGNEGKKEPKGERDLEKGEISFKQKVMESNNVNDEDQRNYQESMLQRLNPSNPLRIVINSSTRVATASPSQTSLPLSAPTPQPSIATLNSRRYTNKISLFLFVLHMVLVFGLVCFLVFKGIQGLLAASDSVKRKEKRILKYFLPQVEVASLLSIALALAWQKAIRVWPRFMVHFILWCSFFLSLSAGILLICFQKAPTDGVGICLIVFAIGNGLYACWVYQKIKFSTKVLIKSLESVRKFGDLNHPTYWVLGVGFLWMSMWILALIGALNFYFPPLTIIALVLSLAWTAEVMRNVVNLTVSRVISLYYLRGMQANTKFCFQRAVTRNLGSACLGSLFVPAIEALRIVARALNLLEGEDEFMFSCAHCCLGTIESIFRHGNGWAFVQIAAYGKCFVQASQDTWALFQRQDMVTIVDSDITSSIFFLAGICSACTCVIVVAAWTAKVHEPFTATISLLAFFIGYLMTRIAMALPHACVSCYYVCYAENPENRLFDKTIKDHQNLTKS encoded by the exons ATGGCTGTTACGCAACCT GGGCTGGAGAAGGAGAGTGAATTAACAGAAAAGGAGGAAGAAGTAGAACGGAAAAATGAAGGAAATGAGGGGAAAAAAGAGCCAAAGGGGGagagagatttggagaaaggaGAGATAAGTTTTAAACAAAAGGTGATGGAGAGTAATAACGTTAATGATGAAGATCAGAGAAATTATCAAGAATCTATGCTGCAGAGATTGAACCCATCAAATCCTTTGAGAATCGTAATCAATAGTTCTACTAGAGTTGCTACTGCTTCTCCTTCCCAGACTTCTCTGCCTCTCTCTGCACCAACCCCACAA CCATCAATAGCAACACTCAATTCAAGAAGGTATACCAACAAAATATCTTTGTTTCTGTTTGTGCTGCACATGGTTCTAGTTTTTGGGCTTGTATGTTTTCTTGTATTCAAGGGAATTCAAGGACTTCTGGCAGCATCAGATTCtgttaaaagaaaagagaagagaataTTGAAGTATTTCCTCCCTCAAGTTGAAGTGGCATCTCTATTGAGCATTGCTCTTGCTTTGGCATGGCAAAAGGCAATTAGAGTATGGCCTAGATTCATGGTTCATTTCATATTATGGTGCTCTTTTTTCTTGTCACTATCAGCTGGAATTCTCTTAATTTGCTTCCAAAAGGCTCCCACTGATGGTGTTGGAATTTGTCTTATTGTCTTTGCAATTGGTAATGGCTTATATGCTTGTTGGGTTTATCAAAAAATCAAGTTTAGTACTAAAGTCTTGATTAAATCGCTTGAATCAGTTCGAAAATTTGGTGATTTGAATCACCCAACTTATTGGGTTCTTGGGGTTGGATTCCTATGGATGTCTATGTGGATTTTAGCACTGATTGGAGCTTTGAATTTCTACTTTCCACCATTGACAATTATTGCATTAGTATTGAGCTTGGCTTGGACTGCTGAGGTTATGAGGAATGTGGTTAATTTGACAGTTAGTAGGGTAATCTCTCTGTATTACCTCAGAGGAATGCAAGCTAATACTAAATTTTGTTTCCAAAGAGCTGTAACTCGGAATCTGGGAAGTGCTTGTCTAGGTTCTCTATTTGTGCCAGCAATTGAAGCACTGAGAATCGTTGCTCGCGCTCTGAATTTGCTCGAGGGAGAGGATGAATTCATGTTTTCTTGTGCTCATTGCTGTCTTGGAACTATAGAGTCCATCTTCAGACATGGCAATGGCTGGGCCTTTGTACAG ATAGCTGCATATGGAAAATGTTTTGTTCAGGCATCACAAGACACTTGGGCACTGTTTCAAAGACAAGACATGGTAACAATTGTTGACTCTGACATTACCAGCTCAATTTTTTTCCTTGCTGGAATTTGCAGTGCCTGCACTTGTGTCATTGTTGTAGCCGCTTGGACTGCTAAAGTGCATGAGCCCTTCACAGCTACCATCTCCCTTCTGGCATTCTTCATTGGATACCTCATG